One window from the genome of Plasmodium relictum strain SGS1 genome assembly, chromosome: 12 encodes:
- the TREP gene encoding TRAP-like protein, putative, translating to MKFFSILAIFNVFYLSIASSLKNVLLQNDSYVNFNYDFCKGMNIHFLISAEQMQNKIFLDKLLLLIIGTAHYMRPNRKNFFGVSVYEENIVYENIEKLDKLHTPTFIETIKSVLKNYVTSEAKKTNLYSAIKDYYERNILSNPALKQAKNVIIISKKITPNDLSDYSDELINYIREIRSKDLGIFFFTSDNPFSRNTIHTLSDSRYDHEVDYPIAYFIDEQYDYKSVSGIKKFCYHLKHGAVCSRYNDWSEWSGPCEFRKRERFIPLKMTISKSTSFRLYYEPTCRRVFDFTTAIKEDYRVECNNPIYECRGICDKGYKFKPYVQYGEIVENYVECHDLPPCTPEQKEKGDNLLFTEILSNLLEDTRLREANEGLLRRQIEQDMEGETEEGSNARRIAEIRKQVDRKIRLMIERQKELLRKHKKLINKRNKKSGENDDEDEDEDENKNEERYSEGTEEKDIDKIKESESYNLNNERVDQIPNSNLISTRENSNKTPLINTNNDHAKQINEHTVPGNVDDQVNIHNKDTFNMNSRVNQNETSDYQNSLKIGSQVNDHISSEPHHNINKLKNEAHEKKISEKENENSHYNKSQEYQISAENKIKDQGEDSRINEEDEQLEKEINKERDIENGRKNDDLRIIQENEGKSGNLIKQDQIEIKMPIKESKKNYLRRGKENIDDKRIKEDQIEGEKVEQKLPFENMEISQLSDKGIDKNTLYRKEGNGYRLVGKWIDGHYIPGEWVSGYQPPNGMGREDYKEEYDKKNINVKPPLLYHAINNDLDQVEHIIQYKIPSKDITNEHQISNDNKNEKYPEYSKTIKGHYLPSEHISVDLPEEKINGNQLNKEESIKSIIGKAVSGDQTKNHILTNEHQATSSNMSGKNLSSETIRENNIPEQNIEDVIEREITSDDQAKNQKFNNEHQATSSNINGEDKSSEAIREHSIPEQNIEDDIEREITSDDQTNNQKLTNEHQATSSNMNGENQSSETIREHIIPEQNIEDDIEREITSDNQTNNQKLTNEYQATSSNMNGENQSSEVIREHIIPEQNIEDDIEREIISDDQTKSQILTNEHQATSSNISGEIQSSETIKEHNSSHENIDDDIEGEITSDDKTKSQIMTNEHQTTSSNMGGENQSTEIIREHIIPEQNIEDDIEREITSDNQKTNNQILTNEQSEVENEAERKVKLYDKPRNNDGEHIVEPSGKIKENSDSIFTKDIEDTSEGDSNKLKLEKEHAGKKNINNLIDNVIKDYNGSNNDKGINDNINEKLETLSNYVEHTKVEPNAKNKFRYKYYTSTKSIHKLLFKKSDDGKLEPNKFIVVGQNNFIIDSSDVKNPLPKKMSGEVHKILEEQLQKDIEQTLKGYEKKSENEKEKVRFNYYKAVKYAGMSALAGTIIALGAMYYFKKYHSSYIEEDEHLNNLEFQGNSEILLSDEKGKDVIGGEIGYNDESWS from the coding sequence aaaatgaTTCCTATGTAAATTTTAACTATGATTTTTGTAAGGGAATGAATATTCATTTTCTTATCAGTGCAGAACAAAtgcaaaataaaatttttttagataaattATTGCTTTTGATTATTGGAACAGCACATTATATGAGACCAAAtcgaaaaaatttttttggtGTATCTGtttatgaagaaaatatagtttatgaaaatattgaaaaactTGATAAACTGCATACGCCAACATTTATTGAAACAATTAAATcagtattaaaaaattatgttacTTCTGAAGccaaaaaaacaaatttatatTCAGCAATAAAAGATTACTatgaaagaaatatattaagtAATCCAGCTTTAAAACAAGCGaaaaatgttattattattagcaAGAAGATAACTCCAAATGATTTATCTGATTATTCAGACGagttaataaattatattagaGAAATCAGAAGTAAAGATCttggtatttttttttttacatcaGATAATCCATTTAGTAGAAACACAATTCATACCCTTTCAGATTCCCGATATGACCATGAAGTAGATTATCCTATCGCATATTTTATTGATGAACAATACGATTATAAAAGTGTTTCTGGAATAAAAAAGTTCTGTTATCATTTAAAACATGGAGCAGTTTGCTCAAGATATAATGATTGGTCAGAATGGAGTGGACCATGTGAATTTAGAAAAAGAGAACGTTTTATCCCTCTTAAAATGACTATAAGCAAATCTACTAGTTTTCGTTTGTATTATGAACCTACCTGTAGGAGAGTTTTTGATTTTACAACAGCAATAAAGGAAGATTATCGTGTAGAATGTAATAATCCCATATATGAATGCAGAGGTATTTGCGATAAAGGTTATAAATTTAAACCTTATGTTCAATATGGAGAAATAGTAGAAAACTACGTAGAATGTCACGATTTACCACCATGTACACCtgaacaaaaagaaaaaggagaTAACTTATTATTTACGGAAATATTAAGCAACCTTTTAGAAGATACAAGGTTAAGAGAAGCAAACGAAGGACTGTTACGTAGACAAATTGAGCAAGATATGGAAGGAGAAACTGAAGAAGGATCTAATGCACGCAGAATTGCAGAAATAAGAAAACAAGTAGATCGTAAAATACGGTTAATGATAGAAAGACAGAAAGAGCTTTTAAGAAAGCATAAAAaactaataaataaaagaaataaaaaaagtggagaaaatgatgatgaagatgaagatgaagacgaaaataaaaatgaagaaagaTATTCAGAAGGTACTGAAGAAAAAGACATAGATAAAATAAAGGAATCAGAaagttataatttaaataatgagcGAGTTGATCAAATCCCCAATTCTAATTTAATATCAACAAGAGAAAATTCCAACAAAACTCCCCTaattaatacaaataatGACCATGCAAAACAAATTAACGAGCATACAGTACCTGGCAATGTAGATGATCAAGTAAATATACACAATAAGGATACTTTTAATATGAATTCTAGAGTTAATCAAAATGAAACTTCTGATTATCAAAATTCACTTAAGATTGGAAGTCAAGTAAATGATCACATTAGTTCAGAGCCACatcataatataaataaactaaaaaatgaagcacatgaaaaaaaaataagtgaaaaagaaaatgaaaattcacACTATAATAAATCTCAAGAATATCAAATAAGTgctgaaaataaaataaaggatCAGGGAGAGGATTCTAgaataaatgaagaagatgaacagctagaaaaagaaataaataaagaaaggGATATAGAAAATGGAAGAAAAAACGATGATCTTAGAATAATTCAAGAAAATGAAGGAAAAAGTGGAAACTTAATTAAACAAGATCAAATTGAAATTAAAATGCCAATCaaagaaagtaaaaaaaattatctaagAAGGGgtaaagaaaatattgatGATAAAAGGATAAAAGAAGATCAAATAGAAGGTGAAAAAGTAGAGCAGAAATTACCATTTGAAAATATGGAAATAAGTCAGTTATCAGATAAAGGAATAGACAAAAATACATTGTACAGAAAAGAAGGAAATGGATATCGATTAGTGGGAAAATGGATAGATGGACATTACATACCAGGAGAATGGGTAAGCGGATATCAACCACCAAATGGGATGGGCAGAGAAGATTATAAAGaagaatatgataaaaaaaatataaatgtaaaacCTCCATTATTATATCATGCCATTAATAATGATCTAGATCAAGTAGAACATATAATCCAATATAAAATTCCAAGTAAGGATATAACAAATGAACATCAAATCAGCAAcgataataaaaacgaaaaaTATCCAGAATACAGTAAAACAATAAAAGGTCATTACTTACCTAGTGAACATATAAGCGTCGATTTGCCAGAAGAAAAGATAAATGGAAAtcaattaaataaagaagaaagtATAAAATCTATAATAGGAAAAGCAGTTTCTGGTGATCAAACTAAAAATCATATATTGACTAATGAACATCAAGCAACTAGCAGTAATATGAGTGGAAAAAATCTATCTAGTGAAACAATAAGAGAAAATAACATACCAGAACAAAATATAGAAGATGTTATAGAAAGAGAAATAACTAGTGATGATCAAGCTAAGAATCAAAAATTCAATAATGAGCATCAAGCAACTAGTAGTAATATAAATGGAGAAGATAAATCAAGTGAAGCAATAAGAGAACATAGTATACCAGAACAAAATATAGAAGATGATATAGAAAGAGAAATAACTAGTGATGATCAAACTAATAATCAAAAATTGACTAATGAACATCAAGCAACTAGTAGTAATATGAATGGAGAAAATCAATCTAGTGAAACAATAAGAGAACATATTATACCAGAACAAAATATAGAAGATGATATAGAAAGAGAAATAACTAGTGACAATCAAACTAATAATCAAAAATTGACTAATGAATATCAAGCAACTAGTAGTAATATGAATGGAGAAAATCAATCTAGTGAAGTAATAAGAGAACATATTATACCGGAACAAAATATAGAAGATGATATAGAAAGAGAAATAATTAGTGATGATCAAACTAAAAGTCAAATATTGACTAATGAACATCAAGCAACTAGTAGTAATATAAGTGGAGAAATTCAATCTAGTGAAACTATAAAAGAACATAATTCATCACATGAAAATATAGATGATGATATAGAAGGAGAAATAACTAGTGATGATAAAACTAAGAGTCAAATAATGACTAATGAACATCAAACAACTAGTAGTAATATGGGTGGAGAAAATCAATCTACTGAAATAATAAGAGAACATATTATACCAGAACAAAATATAGAAGACGATATAGAAAGAGAAATAACTAGTGACAATCAAAAAACAAACAATCAAATATTGACTAATGAACAATCTGAAGTGGAAAATGAAGCAGAAagaaaagtaaaattatatgataaGCCACGTAATAATGATGGAGAACATATTGTTGAGCCATCgggaaaaattaaagaaaattcagATTCCATATTTACAAAAGATATAGAAGATACATCAGAAGGAGATTCTAATAAActtaaattagaaaaagaacatgcaggaaaaaaaaatataaataacttAATTGATAACGTCATAAAAGATTATAATGGTTCAAACAATGATAAGGGaattaatgataatataaatgaaaaactAGAAACACTTAGTAATTATGTAGAGCATACAAAAGTAGAACCAAATGCTAAAAATAAATTCCGATATAAATACTACACAAGTACAAAGAGCATTCataaattactttttaaaaaatcagACGATGGGAAATTAGAACCTAACAAATTTATTGTTGTTGGTCAAAATAACTTTATCATAGATTCAAGTGATGTTAAAAATCCTTTACCAAAAAAGATGTCTGGTGAAgttcataaaattttagaaGAACAACTTCAAAAGGATATAGAACAAACGCTAAAGggatatgaaaaaaaaagtgaaaatgaaaaagaaaaagttagATTCAATTACTATAAAGCAGTAAAATATGCAGGTATGTCTGCATTAGCTGGAACTATAATAGCTTTAGGAGCTAtgtattatttcaaaaaatatcatAGTAGTTATATTGAAGAAGATGagcatttaaataatttagaatttCAAGGTAATTCAGAAATCTTATTAAGTGATGAGAAAGGGAAAGATGTTATAGGCGGAGAAATTGGATATAATGATGAAAGCTGGTCATAA